TTTTGGCGAATTAATTATACCACGTGATTATATGTTTTTTAAATAGAAACAAAAACTGATGGAAGTATTACCCCCCATCAGATATTATAGAACCATAAAAGCATGATTTCAATTAATGAAAAAATGCTTTTTTAAATTTATTTGAAATGTTTCTAAGTTTTATTAACCTACTTTTAATATTTTCCTAAATCTTTTCGATAATGTAAAACATGATCTTTTATTTTAGCTAACTCAGAATATATTTTATCAAAGCCATTTTTACTTGTACTACCCTCATTTAAAATAAATAAGACACGACCACCAGCACTAACAACCTTATCATTCTCTAATTTACTTTGCATGTGCAACACTTTAAAAGGCAATTTTAAATATTCATTTAAATCAATTCCCTTATGATATTCTTCAGGATATCCAGGAGCACTTAAAACAACGCCCACACTTACTTGATCTTTAAACTCTAATTCAACCTCATTATCATTTAGTAAATCCAAAATATTTTGAACTAAATCACTTTTTAAGTTATTTAAAACACATTGAGTTTCAGGATCACCAAATCTCGCATTATATTCAATAACCTTTACACCCTCATTAGTTTTAATGAAACCACCATATAAAACTCCAGTAAAAGAATTATCTTCTTCAACTAAGGCAACAGCAGTTTGTTTTAAAATATTAACAGCTTCTGACATCGTAATTTTATCAACATTGTGATAAGGACAAATTGTACCCATTCCACCTGTATTTAAACCCTCATCATTATCAAATACTCTTTTAAAATCACGAGCCGATTGAAATGGATAAACTTTTTTACCTTTAACTAACGATAAAACAGTAAACTCATCGCCATCTAAAAACTCTTCAATAATTAAACCAGCATCACCTAAAGTTTTATCAACCAATAAAGATTTTAAAATATCTATTGCATCACTCTCATTATCTAA
The Bacilli bacterium PM5-9 DNA segment above includes these coding regions:
- a CDS encoding phosphoribosylamine--glycine ligase (product_source=KO:K01945; cath_funfam=3.30.1490.20,3.30.470.20,3.40.50.20,3.90.600.10; cog=COG0151; ko=KO:K01945; pfam=PF01071,PF02843,PF02844; smart=SM01209,SM01210; superfamily=51246,52440,56059; tigrfam=TIGR00877), translating into MKVLVIGNGGREHAIVDKVSQSPLVDELFIAPGNYGIAKQAKQVDIAVDDNEKIVDFAKENEIDLVIVGPEAALIKGVSDDLEKAGILVLGPRKKAAQIESSKEYAKKIMAKYNIPTAKYQSFKDFDKAVKYLKEFNKYPVVIKYDGLAAGKGVYILDNESDAIDILKSLLVDKTLGDAGLIIEEFLDGDEFTVLSLVKGKKVYPFQSARDFKRVFDNDEGLNTGGMGTICPYHNVDKITMSEAVNILKQTAVALVEEDNSFTGVLYGGFIKTNEGVKVIEYNARFGDPETQCVLNNLKSDLVQNILDLLNDNEVELEFKDQVSVGVVLSAPGYPEEYHKGIDLNEYLKLPFKVLHMQSKLENDKVVSAGGRVLFILNEGSTSKNGFDKIYSELAKIKDHVLHYRKDLGKY